In Agromyces sp. 3263, a single genomic region encodes these proteins:
- a CDS encoding TetR/AcrR family transcriptional regulator: MSENGTSGANGANGALRRGRPGYDQQGILDVAVAAFIQYGYDATSMGVLADRLGLSKSAIYHHFSSKDEILERALDTALGALEGVLEQTDAAGGRAADRLDLVLRGAVHVLVEKLPYVTLLLRVRGNTDVERRALARRRAFDKRVTALVSEAQSEGSLRSDLDASVVSRLAFGMINSIVEWYRPGGAEDADTLADDVVAVALDGLRMPTSNRVQELLG; the protein is encoded by the coding sequence ATGTCTGAGAACGGAACGAGCGGCGCGAACGGCGCGAACGGAGCGCTCCGGCGGGGTCGCCCCGGGTACGACCAGCAGGGGATCCTCGACGTCGCCGTGGCCGCGTTCATCCAGTACGGCTACGACGCGACGTCGATGGGCGTGCTCGCCGACCGCCTCGGCCTCTCGAAGTCCGCGATCTACCACCATTTCTCGTCGAAGGACGAGATCCTCGAGCGCGCGCTCGACACCGCACTCGGCGCGCTCGAAGGCGTGCTCGAGCAGACGGATGCCGCGGGCGGCCGCGCCGCCGACCGGCTCGACCTCGTGCTGCGCGGCGCCGTGCACGTGCTCGTCGAGAAGCTGCCCTACGTCACCCTGCTGCTCCGGGTCCGCGGCAACACCGACGTGGAGCGACGCGCCCTCGCGCGCCGGCGCGCGTTCGACAAGCGGGTCACGGCACTCGTCTCCGAGGCGCAGTCCGAGGGGTCGCTCCGCAGCGACCTCGACGCGAGCGTCGTGTCGCGCCTGGCCTTCGGCATGATCAACTCGATCGTGGAGTGGTACCGACCGGGCGGAGCCGAGGACGCCGACACGCTGGCCGACGACGTGGTCGCCGTCGCCCTCGACGGCCTGCGCATGCCGACCTCGAACCGGGTGCAGGAACTGCTCGGCTGA
- a CDS encoding 3-hydroxyacyl-CoA dehydrogenase family protein, which yields MTATATGAPSDVGVLGGGRMGAGIAHAFLLAGSRVTVVERDADAAAAASTRVLESVAASVARGTADDEESAIAARFATSTDVRDFAGCGLVVEAVPEDLELKIDALTRVEAVLPSEAALASNTSSISIDQLAALLERPSRFLGMHFFNPVPASTLVEIVRGAASDGVLVAEAREWVHAIGKTPIVVTDAPGFASSRLGVALGLEAIRMLEDGVASAEDIDAAMTLGYKHPVGPLRLTDIVGLDVRLGIAEYLSSTLGERFAPPALLRRMVDEGKLGRKTGEGFYLWDAP from the coding sequence GTGACCGCGACCGCGACCGGTGCCCCGTCCGACGTCGGCGTGCTCGGCGGCGGGCGCATGGGCGCGGGCATCGCGCACGCGTTCCTGCTGGCCGGGTCGCGGGTCACGGTCGTCGAACGCGACGCGGATGCCGCGGCCGCCGCCTCGACGCGCGTGCTCGAGTCCGTCGCGGCATCCGTCGCCCGCGGCACCGCCGACGATGAGGAGTCGGCCATCGCCGCCCGGTTCGCCACGAGCACCGACGTGCGGGACTTCGCCGGCTGCGGGCTCGTCGTCGAAGCCGTGCCCGAGGACCTCGAACTGAAGATCGACGCACTCACGCGCGTCGAGGCGGTGCTGCCGTCCGAGGCCGCGCTCGCCTCGAACACGTCGTCGATCTCGATCGACCAGCTCGCCGCCCTGCTCGAACGCCCTTCGCGATTCCTCGGGATGCACTTCTTCAACCCCGTGCCCGCCTCGACGCTCGTCGAGATCGTGCGCGGCGCGGCATCCGACGGCGTGCTCGTGGCCGAGGCGCGCGAGTGGGTGCACGCGATCGGCAAGACCCCGATCGTCGTCACGGATGCCCCGGGCTTCGCGTCGTCGCGGCTCGGGGTGGCGCTGGGGCTCGAGGCGATCCGCATGCTCGAGGACGGCGTGGCCTCGGCGGAGGACATCGACGCCGCCATGACCCTCGGCTACAAGCATCCGGTCGGTCCGCTGCGGCTGACGGACATCGTCGGGCTCGACGTGCGCCTCGGGATCGCCGAGTACCTGTCGTCGACGCTCGGCGAGCGGTTCGCGCCGCCCGCGCTGCTGCGTCGCATGGTCGACGAGGGCAAGCTGGGCCGCAAGACGGGCGAGGGCTTCTACCTGTGGGATGCGCCGTGA
- the paaZ gene encoding phenylacetic acid degradation bifunctional protein PaaZ: MSQTNEILPSYVTGAWWSPDAAAVDAAGGATEVRDASTGEVVARVSTEGLDLGGALEYARTVGQASLGELTFHQRAVLLKQMALALTERKAELYELSSRTGATKQDSWVDIDGGIGVLFTYSGKGRREMPNSKVYVDGNLENLSKDGSFLGRHIYTRLPGVAVQINAFNFPVWGSLEKFAPAFLAGVPTLVKPATPTGYVAEAFVRILVESGLLPEGSLQLVSGSVPDLFDHLRLGDLVAFTGSASTAERLRQHEAVQTGGVRFTVETDSINASVLGSDAVAGTPEFDAYVKQLVVEMTSKAGQKCTAIRRAIVPASSVDSVIDAVRARIAERVVLGDPRAEGVTMGPLASTGQRDEVLRQVAKLQASGGELVIGSTDAPSVVQADGATGAASDGAFVAPMLLRFTDAASPALHEVEAFGPVASIVGYHSLAEAAALVARGGGSLVTSVATHDPEVAVALASGIAAYNGRVLFLDRDDARSSTGHGSPLPNLVHGGPGRAGGGEELGGIRAVLHHMQRTAVQGSPEMLTALTGVWHQGAASQPDGVHPFRKSLAELRLGDQVVSASRTVTLEDIETFAAFTGDTFYAHMDEEAAAANPFFPGRVAHGYLLVSWAAGLFVDAAPGPVLANSGLENLRFITPVSPGDTIRVELTAKQITPRETDEYGEVRWDAVLKNQDDELVATYDVLTLVAKELAPEAA; the protein is encoded by the coding sequence ATGAGCCAGACGAACGAGATCCTGCCGAGCTACGTGACGGGTGCGTGGTGGTCCCCCGATGCGGCCGCCGTCGACGCCGCGGGCGGCGCGACCGAGGTGCGGGACGCGTCGACCGGCGAGGTCGTGGCGCGTGTCTCGACCGAGGGCCTCGACCTCGGCGGCGCGCTCGAGTATGCCCGCACGGTCGGACAGGCGAGCCTCGGCGAGCTCACGTTCCACCAGCGGGCGGTGCTCCTCAAGCAGATGGCCCTCGCCCTGACCGAGCGCAAGGCCGAGCTGTACGAGCTGTCGAGCCGCACCGGGGCCACGAAGCAGGACTCGTGGGTCGACATCGACGGCGGCATCGGCGTGCTCTTCACCTACTCGGGCAAGGGCCGTCGCGAGATGCCGAACTCGAAGGTCTACGTCGACGGCAACCTCGAGAACCTCTCGAAGGACGGCTCGTTCCTCGGTCGGCACATCTACACGCGGCTGCCGGGCGTGGCCGTGCAGATCAACGCGTTCAACTTCCCGGTATGGGGCTCGCTCGAGAAGTTCGCGCCCGCCTTCCTCGCCGGCGTGCCCACGCTCGTGAAGCCGGCGACGCCCACTGGCTACGTCGCCGAGGCGTTCGTCCGCATCCTGGTGGAGTCGGGGCTGCTCCCCGAGGGCTCGCTGCAGCTGGTCTCGGGCAGCGTGCCCGACCTCTTCGACCACCTGCGGCTCGGGGACCTCGTGGCGTTCACGGGCTCCGCGTCGACCGCCGAGCGGCTGCGCCAGCACGAGGCCGTGCAGACCGGCGGCGTGCGGTTCACCGTCGAGACCGACTCGATCAACGCCAGCGTGCTCGGCTCCGACGCGGTTGCGGGAACGCCCGAGTTCGACGCGTACGTGAAGCAGCTCGTCGTCGAGATGACGAGCAAGGCGGGGCAGAAGTGCACCGCGATCCGCCGGGCGATCGTGCCCGCGTCATCCGTCGACTCGGTGATCGACGCCGTGCGCGCGCGCATCGCCGAACGCGTGGTGCTCGGCGACCCCCGCGCCGAGGGCGTCACGATGGGTCCGCTCGCGTCGACCGGGCAGCGCGACGAGGTGCTCCGCCAGGTCGCGAAGCTGCAGGCGTCGGGCGGCGAGCTCGTCATCGGGTCGACGGATGCCCCGAGCGTCGTGCAGGCGGACGGCGCGACCGGCGCGGCATCCGACGGCGCCTTCGTCGCCCCCATGCTGCTGCGGTTCACGGATGCCGCCAGCCCCGCACTGCACGAGGTCGAGGCGTTCGGACCCGTCGCCTCGATCGTCGGCTACCACTCGCTCGCCGAGGCCGCCGCGCTGGTGGCGCGCGGCGGCGGATCGCTCGTGACGAGCGTGGCGACCCACGACCCCGAGGTGGCGGTCGCGCTGGCGTCGGGGATCGCCGCGTACAACGGGCGCGTGCTCTTCCTCGACCGCGACGACGCCCGCTCGTCGACGGGCCACGGCTCGCCGCTGCCGAACCTCGTGCACGGCGGACCGGGTCGCGCCGGTGGCGGCGAGGAGCTCGGCGGCATCCGCGCGGTGCTGCACCACATGCAGCGCACCGCGGTGCAGGGATCGCCCGAGATGCTCACCGCGCTCACCGGGGTGTGGCACCAGGGCGCGGCGTCGCAGCCCGACGGCGTGCACCCGTTCCGCAAGTCGCTGGCCGAGCTGCGCCTCGGTGACCAGGTGGTGTCGGCGTCGCGCACCGTGACGCTCGAGGACATCGAGACGTTCGCGGCATTCACCGGCGACACCTTCTACGCCCACATGGACGAGGAGGCCGCCGCGGCCAACCCCTTCTTCCCAGGGCGCGTCGCGCACGGGTACCTGCTCGTGTCGTGGGCGGCCGGGCTCTTCGTGGATGCGGCACCCGGGCCGGTGCTCGCGAACTCGGGGCTCGAGAACCTGCGGTTCATCACGCCGGTCTCGCCCGGGGACACGATCCGCGTCGAGCTCACCGCGAAGCAGATCACGCCGCGCGAGACCGACGAGTACGGCGAGGTGCGCTGGGACGCGGTGCTGAAGAACCAGGACGACGAGCTCGTGGCGACCTACGACGTGCTCACCCTCGTGGCCAAGGAGCTGGCGCCCGAGGCGGCGTAG
- a CDS encoding ABC transporter ATP-binding protein — protein sequence MTTQPGASLRLEGRGLVRTFRGGAGLRSVDLTVAAGEIHAIVGLNGAGKTTLMRVLLGMLRPDRGEVFVDGVALRSADAATWARVGHLVEQPLAYAELTARGNLEIAARLHGVERAGVRERVDHAIGEFDLGRYAPVRTSRLSLGNRQRVGLASALLHDPEVIVLDEPTNALDPAGVILLRESLLRRAAAGAGILVSSHHLDEVARVADRITVINDGRAIGALAPDGADLERAFFDLVLSDDAARDDTTGSAA from the coding sequence ATGACCACGCAGCCCGGCGCGTCGCTGCGACTCGAGGGCCGCGGCCTCGTGCGCACGTTCCGCGGCGGGGCGGGGCTTCGCAGCGTCGACCTGACCGTGGCCGCCGGCGAGATCCATGCGATCGTCGGGCTGAACGGCGCCGGCAAGACGACGCTCATGCGCGTGCTGCTCGGCATGCTCCGGCCCGATCGCGGCGAGGTGTTCGTCGACGGCGTCGCGCTCCGATCGGCGGATGCCGCGACGTGGGCCCGCGTCGGCCACCTCGTCGAGCAGCCGCTCGCCTACGCGGAGCTCACCGCTCGCGGCAACCTCGAGATCGCCGCACGCCTGCACGGCGTCGAACGAGCAGGGGTGCGCGAGCGGGTGGACCATGCGATCGGGGAGTTCGACCTCGGACGTTACGCGCCGGTACGCACCAGCCGGCTCTCGCTCGGCAACCGGCAGCGCGTCGGCCTCGCGTCGGCGCTGCTGCACGACCCTGAGGTGATCGTGCTCGACGAGCCGACGAACGCGCTCGACCCCGCCGGCGTGATCCTGCTGCGCGAGTCGCTCCTGCGCCGGGCCGCCGCGGGCGCCGGCATCCTCGTCTCGAGCCACCATCTCGACGAGGTGGCACGCGTGGCCGACCGGATCACCGTGATCAACGACGGCCGCGCGATCGGCGCGCTCGCCCCCGACGGCGCCGACCTCGAACGTGCCTTCTTCGACCTTGTGCTCAGCGACGACGCCGCCCGCGACGACACCACCGGGAGCGCGGCATGA
- a CDS encoding DEAD/DEAH box helicase gives MTAAVADPATDTRAAALAALRELVGRDDAEFHDGQFEAIEALVDGRRRALVVQRTGWGKSAVYFVATLLLRRRGAGPTVLVSPLLALMRDQIAAAERAGVRAVAINSTNPHEWGDVLGRLDRDEVDVLLVSPERLNNPSFREQQLPALVRRIGLLVVDEAHCISDWGHDFRPDYRRLRDLISQMPAGVPVLATTATANSRVVADVAEQLGTEAPESGAMPVDVVTIRGPLARTSLRLGVLRLPDSITRLAWLLSHLDDLPGSGIIYTLTVAAAVDTARLLRERGHDVRAYTGQTDPDEREESEALLKANGVKALIATSALGMGFDKPDLGFVVHLGAPSSPVAYYQQVGRAGRASESADVLLLPGSEDPAIWHYFATASMPDEERARRVIDELSDAPVSTPALEARVDIRRTPLELLLKVLDVDGAVRRVQGGWVATGEPWSYDADRYARIAAAREAEQQHMIDYEQTDGCRMEFLQRSLDDETATPCGRCDNCAGAWYPGGLAEGAAESAAGALDRVGVPIEPRRQWPTGADRLGVPVKGRIAPGEQAGEGRALARLTDLGWGTTLRELFATGAPDAPVPPQVLAACVRVLADWGWAERPVAVVSVPSRSRPRLVDSLARGLAEVGRLPYLGALTPVGGGPTGQPGGNSAFRLAGVWERFGADGLDVPNGGILLVDDQADSRWTLTVAARALRQTGATEVLPFVLALRG, from the coding sequence ATGACTGCCGCCGTCGCCGACCCCGCGACCGACACCAGGGCCGCAGCGCTCGCCGCGCTCCGCGAGCTCGTCGGGCGTGACGACGCCGAGTTCCACGACGGGCAGTTCGAGGCGATCGAGGCGCTCGTCGACGGGCGGCGTCGCGCGCTCGTGGTGCAGCGCACCGGGTGGGGCAAGTCGGCGGTGTACTTCGTCGCCACGCTGCTGCTGCGCCGGCGGGGCGCCGGCCCGACCGTGCTCGTCTCGCCGCTGCTCGCGCTCATGCGCGACCAGATCGCCGCCGCCGAGCGGGCGGGCGTGCGGGCGGTGGCGATCAACTCGACGAATCCGCACGAGTGGGGCGACGTGCTCGGCCGGCTCGACCGCGACGAGGTCGACGTGCTGCTCGTGTCGCCCGAGCGGCTCAACAACCCGTCGTTCCGCGAGCAGCAGCTGCCGGCGCTGGTGCGCCGCATCGGCCTGCTCGTCGTCGACGAGGCGCACTGCATCAGCGACTGGGGGCATGACTTCCGCCCCGACTACCGGCGGCTCCGCGACCTCATCTCCCAGATGCCGGCCGGCGTGCCGGTGCTCGCCACGACCGCCACCGCGAACAGCAGGGTGGTGGCGGATGTCGCCGAGCAGCTCGGCACGGAGGCTCCCGAGTCCGGCGCCATGCCGGTCGATGTCGTCACGATCCGGGGCCCGCTCGCGCGCACGTCCCTGCGGCTCGGCGTGCTGCGACTGCCCGACTCCATCACCAGGCTGGCCTGGCTGCTCAGCCACCTCGACGACCTGCCGGGGTCGGGCATCATCTACACGCTCACGGTGGCGGCCGCCGTCGACACGGCACGGCTGCTCCGCGAGCGCGGGCATGACGTGCGCGCCTACACCGGGCAGACCGACCCCGACGAGCGCGAGGAGTCCGAGGCGCTGCTGAAGGCCAACGGCGTGAAGGCCCTCATCGCCACGAGCGCGCTCGGCATGGGCTTCGACAAGCCCGACCTCGGGTTCGTGGTGCACCTCGGGGCCCCGTCGTCTCCCGTCGCGTACTACCAGCAGGTCGGCCGTGCCGGGCGTGCCAGCGAGAGCGCCGACGTGCTGCTGCTGCCTGGCAGTGAGGACCCGGCCATCTGGCACTACTTCGCGACGGCGTCCATGCCCGACGAGGAGCGCGCCCGGCGCGTGATCGACGAGCTCTCGGATGCCCCGGTGTCGACGCCGGCGCTCGAGGCGCGCGTCGACATCCGCCGCACGCCGCTCGAGCTGCTGCTCAAGGTGCTCGACGTCGACGGCGCCGTGCGGCGGGTGCAGGGCGGGTGGGTGGCGACCGGCGAGCCGTGGTCGTACGACGCCGACCGCTACGCCCGCATCGCCGCCGCACGCGAGGCCGAGCAGCAGCACATGATCGACTACGAGCAGACCGACGGATGCCGCATGGAGTTCCTCCAGCGCTCGCTCGACGACGAGACGGCGACGCCGTGCGGCCGGTGCGACAACTGCGCGGGCGCCTGGTACCCGGGCGGCCTCGCCGAGGGCGCCGCCGAGTCGGCCGCGGGAGCACTCGACCGGGTGGGCGTGCCGATCGAGCCGCGGCGTCAGTGGCCGACCGGGGCCGACCGGCTCGGCGTGCCGGTGAAGGGCCGTATTGCGCCTGGCGAGCAGGCCGGCGAGGGCCGCGCGCTGGCCCGTCTCACCGACCTCGGCTGGGGCACCACCCTTCGCGAGCTGTTCGCGACCGGTGCACCCGACGCTCCCGTGCCACCACAGGTGCTCGCGGCGTGCGTCCGCGTGCTCGCCGACTGGGGCTGGGCCGAGCGTCCGGTCGCCGTCGTTTCGGTGCCCTCGCGCTCTCGTCCCCGGCTCGTCGATTCGCTCGCTCGCGGGCTCGCCGAGGTCGGCCGGCTGCCCTACCTCGGTGCGCTCACGCCGGTCGGCGGCGGACCCACCGGCCAGCCCGGGGGCAACAGCGCCTTCCGCCTCGCCGGCGTGTGGGAGCGGTTCGGCGCCGACGGGCTCGACGTGCCGAACGGCGGGATCCTGCTGGTCGATGACCAGGCCGACAGCCGGTGGACCCTCACGGTAGCGGCTCGCGCCCTGCGGCAGACGGGCGCCACCGAGGTGCTGCCGTTCGTGCTCGCGCTCCGCGGCTGA
- a CDS encoding STAS/SEC14 domain-containing protein gives MLEPLAGLPADVVGFRAVGTIEASDYRDVLTPAFDDAFEEHGRVNCVVVMGDDFDHVSLGAMLEDAKLISMPRDAWGRSAFVTDHDGLAGIATAFGGLVPGQFRVFPLAKQAEAVAWVAAAEQPTPPA, from the coding sequence ATGCTCGAACCGCTCGCGGGCCTGCCCGCCGACGTGGTGGGCTTCCGCGCCGTCGGCACCATCGAGGCATCCGACTACCGCGATGTGCTCACGCCCGCGTTCGACGACGCGTTCGAAGAGCATGGCCGCGTCAACTGCGTCGTCGTGATGGGCGACGACTTCGACCACGTCTCGCTCGGGGCGATGCTCGAGGACGCGAAGCTCATCAGCATGCCGCGCGACGCGTGGGGGCGGTCGGCATTCGTGACGGACCACGACGGGCTGGCCGGCATCGCCACCGCGTTCGGCGGGCTGGTGCCGGGCCAGTTCCGGGTGTTCCCGCTCGCGAAGCAGGCCGAGGCCGTCGCGTGGGTCGCTGCGGCGGAGCAGCCGACGCCTCCGGCCTGA
- a CDS encoding ABC transporter permease, which yields MTAAAAAGAAGRVAPRGLLRAAIAVEARKSRSAHVILWTTVLLVVGIGALTLGILAAVAAGEEQVIAKLGPLAGVGGWAGLVGIVVQVTAAGGLAAFGVALSWMFGREFADGTVAALFALPVPRAAIALGKLIVFAVWSIMVAVLLTIVVAGVGLVLGYGATDAAGFGELARLPVLVVLTALLAVPAAWASTLGRGLLPGIATTIGIIVVAQVLAIADVGTWVPIVAPALWAIAPDTEPAAALLTVPSVPLVFGALCTLAWSRLQLDR from the coding sequence ATGACCGCCGCGGCAGCAGCGGGCGCCGCCGGCCGCGTCGCCCCGCGTGGCCTGCTCCGCGCGGCGATCGCCGTCGAGGCGCGCAAGTCGCGGTCGGCCCACGTGATCCTCTGGACGACCGTGCTCCTCGTCGTCGGCATCGGCGCCCTGACGCTCGGGATCCTCGCCGCCGTGGCAGCCGGTGAGGAGCAGGTGATCGCCAAGCTCGGACCGCTCGCGGGCGTGGGCGGCTGGGCCGGCCTCGTCGGCATCGTCGTGCAGGTCACCGCCGCCGGCGGACTCGCGGCGTTCGGCGTGGCCCTCAGCTGGATGTTCGGGCGCGAGTTCGCCGACGGCACCGTGGCCGCGCTGTTCGCCCTGCCAGTGCCGCGTGCCGCGATCGCCCTCGGCAAGCTCATCGTCTTCGCGGTCTGGTCGATCATGGTCGCCGTGCTGCTCACGATCGTCGTCGCGGGCGTCGGCCTCGTGCTGGGGTACGGGGCGACGGATGCCGCGGGGTTCGGCGAACTCGCCCGCCTCCCGGTGCTCGTGGTGCTCACGGCGCTGCTCGCGGTGCCCGCAGCGTGGGCCTCGACCCTCGGGCGCGGCCTGCTCCCCGGAATCGCGACCACCATCGGGATCATCGTCGTCGCACAGGTGCTGGCCATCGCCGACGTCGGCACCTGGGTGCCGATCGTGGCACCGGCGCTCTGGGCCATCGCGCCCGACACGGAGCCCGCCGCAGCGCTCCTCACCGTGCCCAGCGTGCCGCTCGTGTTCGGCGCGTTGTGCACCCTGGCGTGGTCGCGCCTGCAGCTCGACCGCTGA
- a CDS encoding TetR family transcriptional regulator has product MTSAPVRTRPTKRERTLAALLDAGLDLFEQQGYDQTTVAQIARAAGVTEMTFFRYFPAKEHLLLDDPYDPQITAAIAAQPRELPPFLRAARGVRASWRSLPEPEAPVIRRRVRIAASTPALRGAVWRSTGNTEQAIIDQLVADGAAPDVARVAAASVLAALVAGLFIWAEDEQRSLGEAIERALDVIEVAA; this is encoded by the coding sequence ATGACCTCAGCGCCGGTGCGGACGCGACCCACGAAGCGGGAGCGCACCCTCGCTGCGCTCCTCGATGCAGGACTCGACCTGTTCGAGCAACAGGGGTACGACCAGACCACGGTGGCCCAGATCGCGCGCGCCGCCGGCGTGACGGAGATGACCTTCTTCCGCTACTTCCCCGCGAAGGAGCACCTGCTCCTCGACGACCCGTACGATCCGCAGATCACTGCGGCGATCGCCGCCCAGCCGAGGGAACTCCCGCCGTTCCTCCGCGCGGCGCGCGGCGTCCGCGCGTCGTGGCGCTCGCTGCCCGAGCCCGAGGCGCCCGTGATCCGGCGCCGGGTGCGCATCGCAGCGAGCACGCCCGCCCTCCGAGGGGCCGTGTGGCGCTCTACCGGCAACACCGAGCAGGCGATCATCGACCAGCTCGTGGCGGACGGCGCCGCCCCCGACGTCGCGCGCGTGGCGGCGGCATCCGTGCTCGCGGCCCTCGTGGCCGGCCTGTTCATCTGGGCCGAGGACGAGCAGCGATCGCTCGGGGAGGCCATCGAGCGGGCTCTCGACGTGATCGAGGTGGCGGCATGA
- a CDS encoding YciI-like protein, producing MHAILEYAYGDDYLEAREAHRSAHLAVAWQAVERGELLLGGAVGDGPYTALLVFESDDPVELAERFAAADPYVLGNVVTSWTARPWTTVVGHGAATPVQPPVE from the coding sequence ATGCACGCGATTCTCGAGTACGCCTACGGCGACGACTACCTCGAAGCCCGTGAGGCGCACCGCTCGGCTCACCTCGCGGTCGCCTGGCAGGCGGTCGAGCGTGGCGAGCTGCTGCTCGGCGGCGCCGTCGGCGACGGTCCGTACACGGCGCTGCTCGTCTTCGAAAGCGATGATCCGGTCGAGCTCGCGGAGCGGTTCGCCGCGGCCGACCCCTACGTGCTCGGCAACGTCGTGACGTCATGGACGGCCCGCCCCTGGACCACCGTCGTCGGTCACGGCGCGGCGACGCCGGTGCAGCCGCCGGTCGAATAG
- a CDS encoding LLM class flavin-dependent oxidoreductase, protein MPQGAVPGVTKRIGFLSFGHWSNTPGSKTRNASDVLLQSIDLAVAAEELGADGAYFRVHHYANQLASPFPLLAAAGAKTNRIELGTGVIDMRYENPLYMAEDAAAADLIAGGRLQLGVSRGSPEQVVDGYRYFGYEAPEGQTMADVARNNTEVFLKVIDGARFAEPNPRPMFPNAHPGPLGIQPQSPGLRDRIWWGAASDATAVWAAEQGMNLMSSTLKTDETGEPFHVQQRKQIEAFRQAWTEAGHEREPRVSVSRSIFALVSDEDFAYFGGGRREDSDQFGVIDDYRAVFGRSYAAEPDELIEELREDEAIAAADTLLLTVPNQLGVDYNAHVLEAILTHVAPELGWR, encoded by the coding sequence ATGCCGCAGGGCGCTGTACCGGGTGTGACGAAACGCATCGGATTCCTCTCATTCGGCCACTGGTCGAACACCCCCGGGTCCAAGACCCGCAACGCGTCCGACGTGCTGCTGCAGTCGATCGACCTGGCCGTCGCCGCGGAAGAGCTGGGCGCCGACGGCGCGTACTTCCGCGTGCACCACTACGCGAACCAGCTCGCCAGCCCGTTCCCGCTGCTCGCGGCCGCTGGGGCGAAGACGAACCGCATCGAGCTCGGCACGGGCGTGATCGACATGCGCTACGAAAACCCGCTCTACATGGCCGAGGACGCGGCCGCCGCCGACCTGATCGCGGGCGGCCGACTGCAGCTCGGCGTCAGCCGCGGCTCACCCGAGCAGGTCGTCGACGGGTACCGCTACTTCGGCTACGAGGCCCCCGAGGGCCAGACGATGGCGGATGTCGCTCGCAACAACACCGAGGTGTTCCTCAAGGTGATCGACGGCGCCCGGTTCGCCGAGCCGAATCCGCGCCCCATGTTCCCGAACGCGCATCCCGGTCCGCTCGGCATCCAGCCGCAGTCGCCGGGGCTGCGCGACCGGATCTGGTGGGGCGCCGCCTCCGATGCGACCGCCGTCTGGGCCGCGGAGCAGGGCATGAACCTCATGAGCTCGACGCTCAAGACCGACGAGACGGGCGAGCCGTTCCACGTGCAGCAGCGCAAGCAGATCGAGGCGTTCCGGCAGGCATGGACAGAGGCGGGGCACGAGCGCGAGCCCCGCGTCTCGGTGAGCCGTTCGATCTTCGCGCTCGTGAGCGACGAGGACTTCGCCTACTTCGGCGGAGGCCGGCGCGAGGATTCCGACCAGTTCGGGGTCATCGACGATTACCGCGCCGTGTTCGGCCGAAGCTACGCCGCCGAGCCCGACGAGCTGATCGAGGAGCTGCGTGAGGACGAGGCCATCGCCGCCGCCGATACGCTGCTGTTGACGGTTCCCAACCAGCTGGGCGTCGACTACAACGCGCACGTGCTCGAGGCGATCCTCACGCACGTCGCTCCCGAGCTCGGCTGGCGCTAG